The Solanum lycopersicum chromosome 8, SLM_r2.1 DNA segment GTTCTTGCTAATGCCAACTCGAGTTTGCTGTTTGCCTCAGAATCATATGCACCAACAATATGTACAGCCTATGCAGTCAACAGAAAGTGAAAATAAGTTCCAAGTGGCGATTTTATGGTTAATACTCTGGCATGCTCATAGAAAAAGTCATACTAAATTGATTCAAAACAATGAAGGCAAAAGACAATAGAAAACCATATGCTCACAGCAATGAAGACACCGTCAAAGAAATACATCAGTAGGAGAAAGCATTATCATATGAGTGGACTCAAAACAGGTCACACTAATATTGTCATTGAAACTGAATGCTGAACAGACATTTGGTACCTTCAAAGCAACACAGAATTTTTTTGCAATAATGCTAAGGTCTTCATCTAGATAAGCTAAAACAAACTTGACAATCTCTTCTATGCGAGCTTTGAAATCGAGAGCTTTTTGACCAATTTGATGAAGTACAGCTCTTTCCTGTATCCTGCCAGGAGAGTATCAATGATTAAGTAAAACACTTCAGAGAAAGTGAGCGTCGGTTTGGACACATATAATTTGTGAGAGCAAGTGTTACACACAATAGAAGCACAATGAAGTTGAAAGAAGCAAAAAAAGAAACCCCACGCCGCCACAACAGAACAAAAAGATGGAAGGTGGTTCCTTTTTTTGGGGAGGGGAATGGGCAGAGAAGGAAGCTAACATAAGCCATCTATTGTCAATAAGCTTTGCTAATGCTCAGGATATATGCAATGTCTCCACTGCACAAATTTCATCAATCCATTCAGATTTAATTGGATATTCTGTTAAGACACTTGAAAACATCAGAAAATCACTCAGTACTCCTTTCAACTACCTTCTACCTAAGTCGAAATAATACAGGagaaaacaaattgaaaatcCATACACACAAATTCCTAGAGTCGTTTGTTTAGTCTCAAATGGTAATTTTCCCGTTTTCTAGAATTTCTATCATACAACTCTAAAATCAGAGTTACAAACTACTAATAAAAGGAGGGATACCAAATGCTGCCTAACACAACATCCACTCACTGCCAGAACTCCACATTGTCCCAACCAAAATGAGAAGTCAAAGAAACAATAGAAAAGATAATTGATATCCTAGCATCCTAAAAGCAGTCTAGAGTCTTCTAAGCACAAATTTCAATTCAAACAGGCTATAGTCATTACCATAAACATAGATCTTCAGCGTCAGATAGGAGCTCAACGAGCTTGTGCAACTTGAAACTCTTCCTACCAATATTCTGCAATAAGTAAAACAAGAAATCACGAATAAATACAAACTGTAAGTGCAGGCTCATTCACAGCGCTACTGGGTCAAGCATACCAGAGGATCACTTccatttcttgatatttttccaCTGTTCATGAAGTGACAATAAGGACAAATGAAAACTTTCGAATCATTGGCATCTCCTGGTGACCATCCTATGCACTTCAAGTGGAAGCTGTATCAAAGCATAACATCTTTTATAAGTGATAACGAAAGCAATCTTCAGATGAAAATTAATGACTACATAGTTGTTCAACGACAAAATAGTCCCTCGATTAAAGGAAATTAATAACCCATTTGGACAAGTTCCTTGGAATCTAAAAGCACTTTTAAGATTTAAGGTCCAAGAAGAAAAAGTGATTTTGAGAAGTATTAGAAGCAGATTCTCTGTTGTAGAGAAAGAAGCTACAAAAATAaaagcagcagcagcaacatACCCAGAATAATCCCACAAATGGGGTCTAGGGAGGTTGGGTGTACATAGAACTTACCGTTACTTTTGTGGGTAGAGATGTTGTTTCACGTAAACCCTCGGCtcaatagaaaaaaattcaaaagaggTTGAAAAATATGACAGCAAAATAGTAAAATACAAAGCAAATGAAGCAACGGATAGTAGCATACATGAAAGAATAAGGAACTACATGATCACTATGGAGAGGAGGCTATCTCTCTGCTTCTTCCACATAAAATGCGACAATACTCAACTACTTACTAATCATCTACCCTAATTATTGACCTCCATATCTTCCTATCTAGGGTCATTTCCTCAAAAGTTGGAGTTGAATCATATTTTATCTTATCATCTTCCTACAATTTTTCTACAGcctacctctacctctcctAGCTCCTGCTACAACCAACCTCTCACACCTCCTTACTAGCGCATCCAGCACCTTCTCTTCACATACCGGAACCATCTCAGTGACTCGGTCTCGCTTCACTCATCTTGTCTGCCACTAAGTCACTCCCACCTTGTCACGTATAACTTCGTTTCTAATCATATCTCCCCTGTATGCCCACACATCCATATGAGTATTTCCATCTCCGCTACATTCATCTGTTGAATGTGGGCATTCTCGACAAACATATCCTTGTCAAAAGATCACATTTACCAAACTATTTGATATCAACTCAACTCATCTGTTCTCAAATATGAGTACAACCCTCTTCCCCTTTTCCTTTCTTATTCCTACCGGTTCTTCTCCTACTAGAgtggaattttattttatatttaatgatgtattttgatttattcaaatcatgtaaaaaaaataaaaaattatacaagatattcaatattattgctCCTTTAACTATGtttatattgattaaaattttaagtatatctttattatttatgttttttactttaattaataaacataaaaagcATAGATAAAATTTTTGcatgataaatatttaaaatcatttctcAATTTTAACAGTGCTAACTAAATGACCCTTGATGACGTCTTTTTTGGGTAATTTCACAGTCAGAACACTTCTTGGAGAGATTGACCAACCAAAATATGTTTATCAAGTAATGGAAAAAACACTTTCAAATGAACTGACCATACACAAACTACTAGTACTCTCCAAAAGTACTTctgaaaataaaatgtttttggaAGTTTGACCATATAGGCTCTAAGTATTATTAACCCTCTGGATAACTGGTAATAACAAATGATCATTCAAAATCCCCTGTACCACACATCTATCTCAAAACTTTTTAAGAAACACAAAAGTAGTAAGTTAATTAGCCAGATACAGTACCTGTCATTGCAAGTAGAACATGTCAAAAGCTTCTGGTTCACACCATCATGTGAGCAGAATATACATAACGCGCTTGCATTGGTCTGGTTAGATTTCTCACAAATGTTAATTGATCTCTCAAGGGCGTTTTTAGTCTGCAGTTCCATTAGATTGCATCACACATCTACCCCATAATAGCTATATAACCAGGTCAACAAAGCTCCATgggaacaaaataaaaagagaaaacagCTTTAAACCTGTAAAAGAGCAGCAAGCAGGTTAGCATCTCTAATTGAAGGGTGTAAGACCTCCTCACACCGGCGCTTCCACTCATCTGTCTTATGAACCTCAGAGAAAACCATGTCCAATTCGGAGCAACTGAAAGCATCATTATTCCCTTTTTCCTGAAGTGTTCGAATCACCAGACACcatgaaattaatgaatatcacaTGATACCAATATATGTTAAGCTTCAACGTATAAGAACATGAACTCGATATTAATTCCTTGGAAAGGTTGAGAGTATTTTTTGGGTCAGTTCAATGGATAAAAGTTTACAGTTGTGGACAACAAGTCAATTGATAAATCAATGAGTCAAATCCACGGGAATTTCCTCATCATCAATTCTCAATAAGTTTCTCCACTAGAGTGTTTCTACATTTTCATTCGGTTCCTCAATTTCTACACATAGTAGTAAGATGAAAATTTCCAGACAAGCTGTAAAATCAATCTCCATAAGAGTAACTGAAAGTAGGAATCTGAATCAGAAGTGAGAAAACAATACCTCCAGTTCAAATGGGTTGCGAGATAGCGGGGGATAATTTAGAATGCTGTTATTTTATGAGGGTGTGAGTAAGGatttagaaaaaggaaaaatatagtGAAAACGAATCTTATTGGTTATCCCCTCTCCCATTTGGTggaaaaatttcaaataccAAATTTAACAATCTATAGAAGAGTTACTGAGCACAGAGACGAATGATGAGACATTCAACTACTTCTCCATTTCCAGCATAATAAAAACTCATAAGTTAGAAATCCAAAAGCAACAAAAGTAGCCCAATAACAAAATTTCCAGAAAAATAAAAGCTATGACTTGTAGGAGGGAAAAGGAACCTAGTctaacacaaacaaaaaaagatatgttgaccttgagaagaagaaagaagatacATCACACAAAGATATGTTACCTTAAGCTGCAGCAACAGATCCCATGATCGATCCCTAAAGTTAAGGACAAAAAATGAATGCACCTGATCCATCCATGAGctgcaaaaattaaaattgtaagTGATAAAATCATAAAACTAACAAGAACAACATATCATGTACTCGCAAAGGTGGGATCTGGGGAAGGTAGAGTGTACGCAGCCGCCCCCCTACCTCATGGAGGTAAAGAGGCTTTTTTCGAAAACCCACCGGCTAAAATAACGCATATCAAAGCAGTATGAAAAGGAATAAACTGAAGTAAGAAACACGGTAAATAATAGAGAAACATTATATAgactatattttttcttatgacCATGGTTTCCAGGCCAGCTGAAAACATTTATATGGACTTCAGGATAAAAAGAAGGCAACAACAGCAAATAATGCGGTAAATCTGAAATCATAAAACTAAGGAAAGCGAAAAGAAAACAAGATGAAAAGCATAGATGTGCCAGTGTGTCTGACAGGGGTTTTCTGATGTCAATATGCCAAATGATTCCCCACCTAGACATAGTTTCATCTGCAATAGCCATTTCCCTAATTACTTTGGAACTCTGTACACAACCATCTTCTCAGTAATTCATTCACTTGTCATTGCTTTCTGATCTTGACTTTTTCCTTTAGTTTCTTTTACCAGGCAGGGTAAAAAGGGTATGTACAAGATGGTGGTGCAGTAGATTTATGCCACATTCTACAAACAGAACGGACCTAACTATTCATAAATGACAAATGGAATCCAAACGACCTAACCCAACCTTTTAGTAGAAGCAAGAGACTGAATAAGATAACAgtcttattataattataattcttaaataaaagtaacaaatattaCTACAAAAAGTAGTGAAAATTGTGGGAAGAATGTAGAAAATAGCATGGAACTAAACGGCCTCTCAGAAAAGAAAACTAAGGAAGCATAAGATATTTTACCTATAATATGAGATATCAGACCTTGGTATGagatattatttctaaatataaaaactagGTTTTTCCTATTCCACACTAGATAGTGGCCGAAGAAGCTATTTTTTGAAATCATGAATATGTGATGACAAACAGATACACACCCCACGGGCCGACACACATGAAATCTGTATCAGTGGGTAACTTACTTGTGTTTCTCAATAGCCTTCTGAAGCTGACTAATCATTGCAGGAGATGAGACACAAATGTTCTGCAGCACAAAGGCATCAAATATAGAATATAAAATCACGTAAGTAGAATATACCAAAATAGCTAACACATACAAGGAGGGAACAATTCCCCATAAGGACTATAGAAAATGGATAAAAAAACCTGATACTGTCTGAGAACTTCTTCAGCATCACTTAAGTTGGATCTTCCAGCAGTAGATAGAATGGAGACTTCCAAAGCTCTATTAAGCCAATTCACCCAATCAAGTAAGGAGATACACAAACTGCAAGTTGTATACATGATAGGAAGGTGGGTCGCAATCTCCAAATTCGTCTTGACTTCCTACAGCAAtgtcaacaaataaaattaagcaTGTATTGTGTACCATATTTTAAGAGGGCAGATGAAGAGTAAGAAAATGTCTTAACCAGGGCACCATAAAAGCAACAACTCCATAACAAAGAGGTAGGACAAACTATGGAATTAAAAGGCTTACATGTGGAGAGATAGGACCAAGAgttctttttttaatcataaagaCAAAAAGTCTGATGTGCCAAATTAGGggctaaaaaagaaaaaacaactGATAACacataaaagataaaaagaaaaggtcCTCAGCTCCTAACAACATGGTAGCTGGCAAAATTTTGAAGGAAGGAGAAACGGGAGAAGGGTTTTGGGTGTCAGCAACATAGCTTACTGTTTACAACTTAGAGGTTTGCCAACATAAAAAAGTATAAGGAATGAACAAGGAGTGGTGCACCAACTATACCACCGCCAGTGGTTTCCAAACTTATGTATATAAAGATTTACATGAACCGAAGAGAGATAGCATTTAACATTGAAAAGTGGCTAAAAGAGAATTTTGCTCCGAATAACTAACCATCAATAACTAAATTCAAActgtaaatttttaaattccaTGGTGATGACAGGCTAAAGGTATTAGAGCTGTTGATCCTCGAATACAGGCGATACCAGAGGCAGAATATGGGGCCAGGAACAAAAATTTAGGCACTGGATACCAAAAGAAGCCAAAGAAAACTAGTAAAATCACATTTATTATCCCCAATAGTAAGGAGTGCATGTACAGCCAAAACCTCAATTCATTGTCCAGATCTGTCTTTAAATTGAACAGAAATCTTATGAGACAAATAATTACCTCAAGTGTTGGAATTGCAGTAGCAAAAGATAGAGCCCTAAAGCACCAACGAAGAGTAGAACAAGCATCTTCAAGTTTTGGAACCATATCAAACTTGAAACCAAGACCTTGACCTGCTTCTACAACTGATTCTATGGCTTGAATTTGCTTTTCAATTTTACCAAATCTGCTCAATATTTCATCATCTGTATTTGCGCCATTCAACAGACACTCTGTATCATGCAACACAGAGCAGGCATCCTGCTCCCACCTGGTGCAAGTATCAAGCAATGTCTGAATCATCAGTAGTTCTCTCAGAGATAGCTTCAGAAGCTTAGATTCTGATACCAATATCTGCAGATATTACAACAAAGGATGTAAGAGCTTGGCTATATTTCACAAAGGCAGAGTTTGCAAGTGATTAACCTTCAAAGTATCAATTTCAAGAGAAGGACTTGAGCCAAGAGTCATAGAATCACGTGATAGGAAGGGCTGTGACCTAGATAGCCAAGACTTAGCCATTGATACCGCATCCTTCACTTCATCAAGAGAAGGAAGTATCACAAATATCTCCTCTGAAGCCCTAATTGTTttgcaaaatataaatattagacAGGAAGTAGAATGAATACAAACAAACACAAGAAAtacgaagtaataactaaaTCAGGGAAGGAGGCAACACCTTATAACATCCTCAAATTCAGATATTTCTTCCTTATTTTCAAGGACACGCTTGGCTCTTTCCTCTAAAGAGACAGCAATTTCCTTTACCTCGTAAACATCAGTAAACAATTTCTCTTTCTCGATCTGCAATCTGGTGATATAATCACATATCAAATGGAATGAATAATAGTTTTTTACAAGaaaatcattattaataaaGCGAAAATTGCAGATACTACATGCTAGCCTCCATCAACAGCTTCTCAATATAATCCATGGACGTTCTGCAACGAAGTGCCTGTACGAAAGAAGAATTTCAGAAAATTCAGATAGAGGAAAGAATTAGAGATTTATGAGAACAAAAACTCGCAATGAATTATGAATCAAACTGCCAAGAAAGGAAAAGGGGAAGGTAATAGGGCATGTAAGAACACGGAAAATGTAATTCAACAATCCACAGAAAGTGATAGGAGATGAAAGACCACTCTAGTTACCTTCAGAGCTTTTACCCTACAACGAGCCTTCTTTAGCTCAATATCCACACAAGGCAGCTCCTCAACTATGTCAGAAGAATGAGAAATATTATATGTTTGCATTAGATCACAACTATTAAACAAAATATAGTGAGATTTCCAAACCTTCAACCCTAAGTAATGATGCATCCTTTTGAATGCAAGTTAACTCGTGAGCTACAGTTTCTTGATCCTCCCTTTCGCTGATGCCCAATAGAATATTGTTAACACGCTTTATCCAAGACACAGCATCTTTATGATATCGTCTCAGAAGTTCAAGCTCTGGAATGTTAACCGCAAAACCATCCCATTTGTTGAGAAGCGATTCAAGTTCCTGTACAACATATATTGTGGCAGTTATGCAATGTTCTACTTCCATCAATACTATTCAAACTTTGACAAGGTAGGAACAACCTTGACACTGAGAGAACATTTCAACATATCACAGCATTGGGATTGACAACATTCAACTTGTCTAATTAAGTCTAGGAGCATTTCACCTTCAGGAAGTTGCACTTGAAGGCTTAAATTCTGGAAACAGAAGAAGTAATAGAATAATCACAAAACAAATAATCCCAAAAAGAAAGCATCACAGAAAGCAAAGATAAACAGATCACCTCCTTCTCTAGCTTGTAGAGAATATCTGCCTCAACTCTAGCAGAAGTCTCAGACACACATTTCCTTACTCTTTCAGCCCAAGCCTGAAAAAGCTCAATATGTTAGATTATAAAGCAGAACCCTTTCTATTTCTGAAGATTGAGGCAGCAAATGACAATTCACCACAAGCGAATAGTCACATCATACAGAGATACCCttcaaattaatatacaatCCTACCAGCAAGAACACACAAAGTTGATAGACATTTGAAACAGCAAAAGGTGATTCAGATAGCAGTTGTCATACATCAAAAGCATCACCAGTGAATGTGTGTCACTTCCAGTTGCATATGTACATTCAGTGCATTTCATGGGTTGCAGAGGTAATTctgaattgaatttaaattttgtccTTGAATACAATTCAATTGTGCTAAAGTGAATCAATGCTGAAACTATGCCAAAAGGatacttcacttttattttcttttgacaGGGGAAAAgaattcctttttcttttatagacattcaaaaaaaaagaaaattggagATCTAACGATCTGTGTTCTAACATGGACTATTGGAAAATGGAGACCATCTCCAAAGCTAATTGCCTCCTATGTCAGGCTATGTGGATTATCCACTGAATCATCACTCATCAGTTTTTTATTAAGGCAGAATCAAGTCATCAAATATTCTTACATTGTCCAGTAAGTCTTTACAGCAGTCTATTCTTAGGAAGGAAAAAAAACTAGTCTCGTAACAGCTACTAAATGGAAAGAATGTGTTGGTCTGGTTTGCAAAGATGAAGTGGAAACATTTTGATATTGAATGCTCGGACTAGCCGTAAATTGATTGCTTATTGTTTGTAAACGGAGAAGACTTGCATCATCTCTCTATAACAGGTCAATCCTGGTCATTCAAACTAAATGGATAGATCAAATGCATCATCTTTTGCTAATATCATCCTTGAAGGAGGcgaatataaaaagaaaaaagagaaccTTAAAAGCTGCACTGACAGACCCCAGGTGGGTTTTCTTCTCATTGCTTTGAAAAGCAAACAAGTCTTCGCGAAAATGAAAGTATTTGCTGATTCTTTTTTTCAGATAGGTAAACAATTGAATTAAATCATAACTTAGCACCTAAAACAGTGCTAAGTTAAGAACTTCACAAACCATACTTACAGCAGAAGACAAAAAACTGAGAACTTATATATTGCTAATTAAACCATTTTAAGTCTCCTACATTGCTCCATATATTCTGCTTACACcaaaaaaaggaacaaatttaGACAATGCAACCTAATTTTCTGGATAGAACTGCTAGTATCTTCAAACTCATCTTCAAGTATTCACTGGTTTTTATgtcaacataaaaaatattctcaaactttaccttttgtttttgtttttaaaatttacccATATCATTAAAGCTCATCTATCTAATTGGCGCTTATGTTAACTTCTATTATCTCATTTACAGTAAAAACTTTAACAAGCTTGTACATGCACTGAAGCGCTATAACTCCCAGTTCTTTGATAACAATACTACTATTTGCAAGAATGACAGCTAAAAGTACCACCATCTTCATTGACAAGCATTAACATCTTTTTCACCTCATAAGATCTTATAACTTCAGGGCCAACTTCCAATTTTTGCACAAAGAACAACAACGACCCGAAATCAAAGTAAAAACAGCTACTGAAAAGTGAAAAGTGCCAGCAGGTATCTGAGGAGAAGTAACAATTGACCAGTTGGAACACAAAGGACAATCACAAATATGCTGATTCTCTTTCCAATATTCAATTGCATTTACCGTAAGACCAAAGACTACTTCATGATATTTGAACATACCACAACAAAAACAACCAGAATCTTTTCTTTTGACAAAAGAAACAAACTGAAGGGATTTTGTCTTCTATTTTATGTATCGTTATTTCTCtaagaaaaagattttgttCACAAAAAGGATTGTCTTCTTTTTTCCTCTCTTCTCCCAATCCTCTGTAATTTGATTCAAATGTTTTTCTTCTCTAGGAGAAAATAAGGAGGCATCACATGGGCcaatgttaccaaaacataaaaatttggcAACATCAGCCTGGTAACCTTTTATCAACAATATATAAGATGTAAAACTTACAAAATAAGAAGGTATACCTTAGCTGAAGACAGTTTGCACAACAATTCCTCACTTCCTTTGATGTAGATGGGGCAATCCACTGTCTTGGAATACAAGGTTTCCAAATCGGACACCTGTGAAGGCAATGAAGCAACAATTAACAAACATAAGGGAACAGAATGAGCACCACTTCCAAACCTCAATCGAAAACGAATATGTCCTTTAGACTTTGCTAGAAAcctcaaaagaaaagaagaaacatTTCCAAACAATCCAATAATGTAAAAGTATGAAATGACCAGATGCCACAATCGAAAACGAATATGTCCTTTAGACTTTGCTAGAAAcctcaaaagaaaagaagaaacatTTCCAAACAATCCAATAATGTAAAAGTATGAAATGACCAGATGCCAAAGGCAGATCAAAGATTTGGGATTGAAAGGGGACAATAAAACTATATTAGCCACTAATGTCATAACAAAAGCCTGAAATTATACCCTTAACTGAACTACAATTCTCAAAGAGCAGCACTAGCTCCTTCATATTCTGTTTGATAATGTAGCACAGCATTTATAGAATATGAAGCCACACTATACCTAGAAAACTATCAACAAAGTGAATGTACTGGCTTACAAGAATATTTGAGCATGATGAAAGAACAGAATCGATCTCCAGAGTCAGCTCGCTCGCTTCTTTCTGGAAATCCTGTACACAGAGCATACTTGGATTATCAGACCCAGTGCAAAATTTAATTGCATATAAAGGGAGGGAAAATCAGAAACAAAATGCATTTCACCTTCAATCTGACAAGTGCAGGTTCATTACAGGGTACGGGGTTTAGACTGAGCAAATTGTCAACAACTTCCATCTGCACCTTCACTACACTATTGTGATCAGACATCCAAGATTTTACTTTCGAGAGAGAGTCCCTGACATTTTGAGCCCAACTCTGAGCATCAATTAACCTCTTCACCAAATCTCTCACCTAAACCCCATTTGCATTTAGATATTTAGTTGAAGACAGTTACAAAATCGAAGGACTATTAAGTTATAGAAAATGAAATGGCTGAAAACTCACTGGATCCATTTCATGATCAGCCCACATAAACTGTTCAGCTTCCTTAATTGCACGACGATAAGCATCTGAAGAATAAGGATTCTGGAAAAGCTTGCTGGACTTTATCAGCCATTCTTCAGCAAGTTGCATGTGAGTGATACAGCCACCTTTTATCTACAGTTGGCCATTGATTGGAGCCAATAGAAGTTAGAAGCTATCCATTTATAGGTTTGCACAAGCCACATATTAACAAGAACTATTTCTTATATCATAAGACTATATACCACACTGTATCAAGAATATGCAAGAAACAAACTGCAGATGTCACATCTCAAAGTATCGAGTGACTAATAAGATGTGAACAGCTTACTGAGGTATTAGCCTATCAAAGTCTAGAAACTTCCCAAGCAGAGCAGAAAAGGTTCGAGAAGGATAtgttccaagaccattactatCATTTGATCCCACATCATTAAGCTTCTTGATAGACAAGTCAGAAGATAGGGTATGCGATAGCGAGAAAATTAGACAggggaaaaagaaagagagaaagaaatttaagaaaattctaACGTCTTTGACACAAAGTTGTGAACTCTCCAAAGATATCGTATTAGATGAACAGATGATGAAGGAATATTAGTAGTATTAACATTTCAGATATATAAGATCAGCGCACAATTGATTAAACACTGGTATAGAATCATTGAGCATGTTCTTCCATCCTAGTAAATATTGATACCAAGCAGTGTTGTGAAAGGCGATCGCCTCGTCGCCAATGGCAAGAGGGGAGAGGAGGCGATCTTTCATCGCCTTTTAGCTTTGTGGCAATGCGATCTTCAAAAGGCGATGGCATAACGATAAAAGG contains these protein-coding regions:
- the LOC101259658 gene encoding lysine-specific demethylase JMJ17 isoform X2, whose product is MRNSLPDLFDAQPDLLFQLVTMLNPRVLQENGVPVYKVLQEPGDFIITFPRSYHGGFNCGLNCAEAVNFAPADWLPHGGFGAELYQLYRKAAVLSHEELLCAVARSEFDSNAAPYLKTELVRVYSKEKSWRERLWKNGIVNSSPMPPRLKPEYVGTEEDPTCIICQQYLYLSAVACSCAPSSFVCLEHWEHLCECKPQKRRLLFRHTLAELNDMVLITDKSNHEEAAKKIRGQLLSSNDPSALSKKIKGGCITHMQLAEEWLIKSSKLFQNPYSSDAYRRAIKEAEQFMWADHEMDPVRDLVKRLIDAQSWAQNVRDSLSKVKSWMSDHNSVVKVQMEVVDNLLSLNPVPCNEPALVRLKDFQKEASELTLEIDSVLSSCSNILVSDLETLYSKTVDCPIYIKGSEELLCKLSSAKAWAERVRKCVSETSARVEADILYKLEKENLSLQVQLPEGEMLLDLIRQVECCQSQCCDMLKCSLSVKELESLLNKWDGFAVNIPELELLRRYHKDAVSWIKRVNNILLGISEREDQETVAHELTCIQKDASLLRVEVEELPCVDIELKKARCRVKALKALRCRTSMDYIEKLLMEASILQIEKEKLFTDVYEVKEIAVSLEERAKRVLENKEEISEFEDVIRASEEIFVILPSLDEVKDAVSMAKSWLSRSQPFLSRDSMTLGSSPSLEIDTLKILVSESKLLKLSLRELLMIQTLLDTCTRWEQDACSVLHDTECLLNGANTDDEILSRFGKIEKQIQAIESVVEAGQGLGFKFDMVPKLEDACSTLRWCFRALSFATAIPTLEEVKTNLEIATHLPIMYTTCSLCISLLDWVNWLNRALEVSILSTAGRSNLSDAEEVLRQYQNICVSSPAMISQLQKAIEKHNSWMDQVHSFFVLNFRDRSWDLLLQLKEKGNNDAFSCSELDMVFSEVHKTDEWKRRCEEVLHPSIRDANLLAALLQTKNALERSINICEKSNQTNASALCIFCSHDGVNQKLLTCSTCNDSFHLKCIGWSPGDANDSKVFICPYCHFMNSGKISRNGSDPLNIGRKSFKLHKLVELLSDAEDLCLWIQERAVLHQIGQKALDFKARIEEIVKFVLAYLDEDLSIIAKKFCVALKAVHIVGAYDSEANSKLELALARTSWKIRAQRLLDGSQKPSIQVLQRHLKEGLAVGIPSEDYFRQSLIEVKNLGLQWADIAKKVSTDGGALGLDKVFELITEGENLPMSCEKELKLLRDRSMLYCICRRPYDQRPMIACDKCDEWYHFDCIKLSSLPKIYICPACCCMEGEDFASMSTSGEEKVVGGKHEVPQTPSPRHRESRRRSRKTKWERTDVAADISRSSSNIEQLFWKNRKPYRRVARKRSHFESLSPFIFVQNS